A single window of Drosophila suzukii chromosome 3, CBGP_Dsuzu_IsoJpt1.0, whole genome shotgun sequence DNA harbors:
- the kra gene encoding protein krasavietz, with product MSQKTERPVLSGQRIKTRKRDEREKYDPTGFRDAVIAGLEKTEGDLEQISKYLDSAGNKLDYRRYGEVLFDILIAGGLLVPGGSISQDGEKPRTNYCIFDAPESMESMRNHEQVFVKLIRRYKYLEKMFEEEMGKVLLFVKGFTPSERIKLARMTALWLVNGSVPPNVLLVLNNEHLIKDGIALEFLLELFQTFKQEKGIAYLIQALKKGGLESKLMDFFPPNKRTEEYFKQVFLDKELNEIVKLHKAQASQEAKRELQQALIDDINDEKPHNEITSDIKEFSQRNNIPDHEIIVIIWSTIMSLGEWNKKEELVTDQAVRHLKTYCTLLQAFASTDRSELALILKVQEFCYENMNFMKAFQKIILLFYKTEVLSEEIILRWYKDGHSNKGKMHFLEQMRKFVEWLQSAEEESESEDEQKNGE from the exons ATGAGTCAAAAAACTGAAAGACCAGTGCTATCGGGTCAACGCATCAAGACCAGAAAAAGAGAtgaaagagaaaaatatgaCCCAACGGGATTCCGTGATGCGGTCATTGCTGGTCTCGAAAAAACTGAAGGCGACCTGGAACAAATCTCTAAATATCTAGACAGCGCGGGCAACAAGCTCGACTATCGTCGTTACGGTGAAGTTCTCTTCGATATATTGATTGCAGGAGGTCTACTAG TGCCTGGCGGTTCCATATCTCAGGATGGCGAAAAGCCGCGCACAAACTACTGCATCTTCGATGCGCCCGAGAGCATGGAGTCCATGCGCAACCATGAACAG GTATTTGTTAAGCTCATCAGACGGTACAAGTACCTTGAGAAAATGTTCGAAGAGGAGATGGGGAAAGTTCTATTATTCGTAAAGGGCTTTACCCCAAGTGAACGTATCAAGCTTGCGCGTATGACAGCGCTCTGGTTAG TTAACGGCTCTGTACCGCCAAATGTCTTACTGGTACTGAACAACGAGCATCTGATCAAAGATGGCATTGCACTGGAGTTTCTACTAGAGCTGTTCCAGACGTTCAAGCAAGAGAAGGGCATTGCATATCTGATTCAGGCGCTTAAGAAGGGTGGACTGGAAAGCAA ACTTATGGACTTTTTCCCACCAAACAAACGTACTGAGGAATATTTTAAACAAGTTTTTCTTGACAAAGAACTCAACGAGATCGTCAAGCTGCATAAGGCTCAAGCTAGCCAGGAGGCTAAGCGCGAGTTGCAGCAGGCACTCATCGATGATATCAACGATGAGAAGCCACATAATGAGATAACCTCAGACATTAAGGAATTCTCGCAACGCAACAACATTCCCGATCATGaaataattgtaatt ATTTGGTCCACCATCATGTCATTGGGCGAATGGAACAAGAAGGAGGAGCTGGTTACCGATCAGGCTGTTCGTCACCTGAAGACATACTGCACACTGTTGCAGGCTTTCGCCTCAACAGACCGTTCGGAGTTGGCCCTTATCCTAAAGGTGCAGGAATTCTGCTACGAGAACATGAACTTTATGAAGGCCTTCCAAAAGATCATCTTGTTGTTCTACAAGACCGAGGTTCTGTCCGAGGAGATCATCTTGCGCTGGTACAAAGACGGTCACTCAAATAAGGGCAAGATGCATTTCCTCGAACAAATGCGCAAGTTTGTCGAATGGCTTCAATCAGCCGAAGAAG AATCCGAATCTGAGGACGAACAAAAGAACGGCGAGTAA
- the noi gene encoding splicing factor 3A subunit 3 → METLLEQQRRYHEERERLVKLMVDEHATKKPGEKERIHSEHRLKYLMELHHNATSQLRDLYEDKDNERKAEIAALSGPNEFNEFYARLKQIKQFYKSHPAEVSVPLSVEFDEMIRVYNNPDDMSALVEFTDEEGGGRYLDLNECYELYLNLRAVEKLDYITYLMSFDHVFDIPRERKNREYRKYIETLNDYLHHFILRIQPLLDLEGELLKVELDFQRQWLLGTFPGFSLKETESALANTGAHLDLSAFSSWEELASLGLDRLKSALVALGLKCGGTLEERAQRLFSTKGKSTLDPALMAKKPSAKTASAQSREHERHKEIAQLEALLYKYAELLSEQRAATKENVQRKQARTGGERDDSDVEASESDNDDDPDADDVPYNPKNLPLGWDGKPIPYWLYKLHGLNISYNCEICGNFTYKGPKAFQRHFAEWRHAHGMRCLGIPNTAHFANVTQIEDAITLWEKLKSQKQSERWIADQEEEFEDSLGNVVNRKTFEDLKRQGLL, encoded by the coding sequence ATGGAGACGCTCCTGGAGCAACAGCGACGCTACCACGAGGAGCGCGAGCGCCTGGTTAAACTGATGGTGGACGAGCATGCTACCAAGAAGCCGGGGGAAAAGGAGCGCATCCACTCGGAGCATCGGCTGAAGTACCTCATGGAACTGCACCACAACGCCACGTCTCAGCTGCGCGACCTCTACGAGGACAAGGACAACGAGCGGAAGGCGGAGATCGCCGCTCTTTCGGGACCTAACGAGTTCAACGAATTCTACGCCCGCCTTAAGCAAATCAAGCAATTCTATAAGTCCCATCCGGCAGAGGTCAGCGTACCGCTGTCCGTAGAGTTCGACGAGATGATCCGGGTGTACAACAATCCGGACGACATGAGCGCCCTGGTTGAGTTCACGGATGAGGAGGGTGGCGGCCGGTATCTGGACCTCAACGAGTGCTACGAGCTCTATCTTAACCTACGGGCGGTTGAAAAGTTGGATTATATCACTTACCTGATGTCCTTTGACCATGTTTTCGACATTCCTCGAGAACGCAAAAACCGCGAGTACCGCAAGTACATAGAGACCCTCAACGATTACCTGCACCACTTCATCCTGCGAATCCAGCCCTTGCTCGATTTAGAGGGGGAGCTGCTGAAGGTAGAGCTGGATTTTCAGCGCCAGTGGCTGCTAGGTACATTCCCGGGCTTCTCGCTCAAGGAGACAGAATCTGCGCTGGCCAACACCGGCGCCCACCTCGACCTCTCCGCCTTCTCCAGCTGGGAGGAGCTGGCATCGTTGGGATTAGATCGTTTGAAATCGGCGTTGGTGGCCCTGGGGCTAAAATGCGGAGGCACCCTGGAGGAGCGCGCACAGCGGCTATTCTCAACAAAGGGAAAGAGCACTTTGGATCCCGCTCTGATGGCCAAGAAGCCCAGCGCAAAGACCGCCAGTGCGCAATCACGGGAGCACGAACGACACAAGGAAATTGCACAACTGGAGGCACTGCTCTACAAGTATGCGGAGCTTCTATCCGAGCAGAGAGCGGCCACCAAGGAGAATGTCCAGAGAAAACAAGCTCGGACCGGCGGTGAGCGGGATGACAGCGATGTGGAGGCCAGCGAGTCGGATAACGATGACGATCCCGATGCCGACGATGTGCCGTATAATCCGAAAAACCTGCCGCTTGGATGGGACGGCAAACCTATCCCTTACTGGCTGTACAAGTTGCACGGCTTGAACATCAGCTACAACTGCGAGATCTGCGGAAACTTCACCTACAAGGGTCCCAAGGCCTTCCAACGCCACTTTGCCGAGTGGCGACACGCGCATGGCATGCGCTGTCTGGGCATCCCGAACACCGCCCATTTCGCTAATGTAACACAGATCGAGGACGCGATCACACTGTGGGAGAAGCTTAAGTCGCAGAAGCAGAGCGAACGCTGGATCGCCGACCAGGAGGAGGAGTTCGAGGACTCGCTGGGCAACGTAGTCAACAGAAAGACGTTCGAGGATCTAAAGCGCCAGGGACTGCTCTAG
- the Vha26 gene encoding V-type proton ATPase subunit E has translation MALSDADVQKQIKHMMAFIEQEANEKAEEIDAKAEEEFNIEKGRLVQQQRLKIMEYYEKKEKQVELQKKIQSSNMLNQARLKVLKVREDHVSSVLDDARKRLGEVTQKQTEYQTVLTKLIVQGLFQVMEPKVILRCREVDVPLVRDVLPSAVEQYKAGIQQNVDLFIDEKDFLSADTCGGVELLALNGRIKVPNTLESRLELISQQLVPEIRNALFGRNVNRKFTD, from the exons ATGGCACTGAGCGATGCTGATGTACAGAAACAG ATCAAACACATGATGGCGTTCATTGAGCAGGAGGCCAATGAAAAAGCCGAGGAGATCGACGCCAAGGCCGAGGAGGAGTTCAACATCGAGAAGGGACGCCTCGTCCAGCAGCAGCGCCTCAAGATCATGGAGTACTACGAGAAGAAGGAGAAGCAGGTGGAGCTGCAGAAGAAGATCCAGTCCTCCAACATGCTCAACCAGGCTCGCCTGAAG GTGCTGAAAGTGCGCGAGGACCATGTGAGCAGCGTGCTGGATGATGCCCGCAAGCGTCTCGGCGAGGTCACCCAGAAGCAGACCGAGTACCAGACTGTGCTGACCAAGCTAATCGTCCAGGGCCTGTTCCAGGTCATGGAGCCCAAGGTGATCCTACGCTGCCGAGAGGTCGATGTGCCCCTGGTGCGCGATGTCCTGCCCAGTGCTGTGGAGCAGTACAAGGCCGGGATCCAACAGAACGTTGATCTGTTCATCGACGAGAAAGACTTCCTATCTGCTGATACCTGCGGCGGTGTTGAGCTGCTGGCCCTGAACGGACGCATCAAG GTGCCCAACACCCTGGAGTCCAGATTAGAGCTCATTTCGCAGCAGCTGGTGCCCGAGATTCGTAACGCCCTGTTCGGCCGTAACGTCAATCGTAAATTCACCGACTAA
- the PolZ2 gene encoding DNA polymerase zeta subunit 2: protein MQDENEADIIVEAIEVLVNHILYVRGIYPAHIFKKKRMYNTPVFVSIFPPLNNYLTGVLRSAQELFRRRELQCLELIVYRKESEQLESYKMLTVPRGDGQLADDHLMEFEQKMRSAIYQISERMNQVRKFPAGSCQFKIHLHTTQEAFIRLSHESQYQEFPWLQAQNHEMQSPSETVSLLPLAMVETVGLKMEALILN, encoded by the coding sequence ATGCAGGACGAGAATGAGGCCGACATCATTGTGGAGGCGATAGAGGTGCTGGTTAATCACATTCTGTATGTGCGGGGTATATACCCCGCGcacatatttaaaaagaagCGAATGTACAATACACCGGTCTTTGTCTCAATCTTCCCGCCACTCAATAACTACCTCACCGGCGTTTTACGATCCGCTCAGGAACTTTTCCGTCGCAGGGAGCTGCAGTGCCTGGAGCTGATAGTGTATCGGAAAGAAAGTGAGCAGTTGGAGAGCTACAAAATGTTAACTGTTCCCCGGGGGGATGGCCAATTGGCGGATGATCATTTAATGGAGTTCGAGCAGAAAATGCGCTCGGCCATCTACCAAATATCCGAACGGATGAATCAAGTCCGCAAATTTCCTGCAGGAAGCTGCCAGTTTAAAATCCACCTGCACACGACGCAGGAGGCGTTTATTCGCCTCAGCCACGAATCTCAGTACCAGGAGTTCCCTTGGCTCCAAGCGCAGAATCATGAAATGCAGTCGCCATCCGAAACTGTTTCCCTGTTACCGTTGGCTATGGTGGAGACTGTGGGATTGAAAATGGAGGCACTCATTCTTAACTAA
- the SecS gene encoding O-phosphoseryl-tRNA(Sec) selenium transferase, producing MNFDHINVPGKLVPDNYLQLGLAAQRSKQRSFKELLEKRKLPETGWSDEQIEELVLQLASLDSNNFPHKVGLGEREARIACKLVARRHYNFGHGIGRSGDLLEAQPKAAGSTLLARLTNALILDLVRGIGLSSCAGCFLVPMCTGMTLTLCLQSLRKRRPGAKYVLWSRIDQKSCFKAITAAGLEPVIIPCQVNGESLHTDINLFREKIALLGVESILCLYTTTSCFAPRNCDDIAEISKLSLQTQLPHLVNNAYGLQAKDIVRQLERANQIGRIDYFVQSSDKNLLVPVGGAIVGSFNESLLHEVASSYAGRASGSQSLDVLMTLLSLGRNGFQSLIQQRAENFIYLRDCLEKFAESRGEVVIDSRYNSISLAITLGTIAVDEKESITQLGSMLHMRGVSGARVVVPGQTKTIDGHKFVDFGSHRNALKVPYLTVASALGITREEIDKFFDIFGKCWHQLSQNKNESKTKTLPKATD from the exons ATGAACTTTGATCATATAAATGTACCAGGAAAACTAGTGCCGGACAACTATTTGCAGCTGGGACTAGCAGCTCAACGCAGCAAGCAACGCAGTTTCAAGGAGCTCCTCGAGAAG AGGAAACTGCCGGAGACTGGATGGTCCGATGAGCAGATTGAGGAGCTGGTGCTCCAGCTGGCGTCCTTGGACAGCAATAACTTTCCGCACAAGGTCGGACTGGGAGAACGGGAGGCCCGAATTGCCTGTA AACTCGTCGCCCGCCGACACTACAATTTTGGTCACGGAATCGGCCGCTCTGGTGATTTACTGGAGGCGCAACCCAAGGCAGCTGGCTCCACGCTACTTGCACGCTTGACAAATGCGCTAATCCTGGACCTTGTGCGGGGAATCGGACTGTCCAGTTGTGCCGGCTGCTTCCTCGTGCCGATGTGCACTGGGATGACCCTAACCCTGTGTCTGCAGAGTCTTCGCAAGCGGAGACCCGGGGCGAAGTATGTGCTCTGGTCACGCATCGATCAAAAGTCCTGCTTCAAGGCCATCACCGCCGCGGGCTTGGAGCCAGTAATAATCCCCTGTCAGGTTAACGGAGAGTCTCTGCACACCGACATCAATTTATTCCGGGAGAAGATAGCGCTGTTGGGAGTCGAGAGCATCCTCTGCCTATACACCACCACCAGTTGTTTTGCCCCGCGCAACTGCGATGACATTGCGGAAATATCCAAGCTGTCACTGCAGACGCAGCTCCCCCACCTGGTCAACAATGCTTACGGACTACAGGCGAAGGACATCGTTCGTCAGCTGGAGCGGGCAAATCAAATCGGACGCATTGATTACTTTGTCCAGAGCAGCGACAAGAATCTGTTGGTGCCAGTGGGCGGTGCCATTGTGGGCAGTTTCAATGAGAGTCTGCTGCACGAAGTGGCCAGCAGTTATGCAGGAAGAGCTAGTGGCTCCCAGTCCCTGGACGTCCTTATGACGCTCCTATCGCTCGGTCGCAACGGTTTTCAATCGCTCATCCAGCAGCGGGCCGAGAACTTCATATACCTCAGAGATTGCCTTGAGAAATTTGCAGAGAGTCGCGGAGAGGTGGTAATTGATAGCAGGTATAACTCCATATCTTTGGCAATAACACTAGGTACAATTGCTGTGGATGAGAAGGAAAGCATCACCCAGCTTGGATCTATGCTGCACATGCGTGGAGTGTCCGGAGCAAGAGTAGTTGTGCCGGGGCAAACCAAAACCATTGATGGACATAAGTTTGTGG ATTTTGGATCCCACCGCAACGCGCTTAAAGTGCCTTATCTAACTGTGGCGTCTGCCTTGGGAATAACTCGAGAGGAGATCGACAAATTTTTTGATATCTTTGGCAAGTGCTGGCACCAGTTAagtcaaaataaaaatgaaagcaaaacaaaaacccTACCAAAGGCAACAGACTAA